The proteins below are encoded in one region of Prevotella melaninogenica ATCC 25845:
- the ppdK gene encoding pyruvate, phosphate dikinase: MSEKRVYTFGNGKAEGKADMRNLLGGKGANLAEMNLIGVPVPPGFTITTDVCTEYYEKGKETVVGLLKAEVEHSVKHVESLMNSTFGDPANPLLMSVRSGARASMPGMMDTILNLGLNDAVVAGLIEKTGNERFAYDSYRRFVQMYGDVVLGMKPVNKEDIDPFEAIIQQVKAERGIKLDSEMTVEDLKQLVALFKKAIKEQTGKDFPDDPMEQLWGAICAVFDSWMNERAILYRKMEGIPQEWGTAVTVQAMVFGNMGESSATGVCFSRDAGTGENLFNGEYLINAQGEDVVAGIRTPQQITKEGSLRWAAQQNIDEETRATKYPSMEEAMPELYKQLYALQDKLEKHYHDMQDMEFTVQEGKLWFLQTRNGKRTGTAMVKIAMDLLHEGEIDEKTALMRCEPNKLDELLHPVFDKEALAQAHVLTRGLPASPGAASGQVVFFADDATRWHEDGRQVIMVRIETSPEDLAGMSAAEGILTARGGMTSHAAVVARGMGKCCVSGAGAIMVDYKARTLEIDGTIIREGDYISLNGSTGEVYLGEVKTRPAEVTGDFAELMDLCKKYSKLVVRTNADTPHDAEVASNFGAVGIGLCRTEHMFFENEKIKAMREMILANTTEERERALDKLLPYQKQDFYGILKCMDGLPVNIRLLDPPLHEFVPHDLKGQEVMAEEMGVSVQFIQSRVSALSESNPMLGLRGCRLGNTFPEITAMQTKAILGAAVQLKKEGFNPKPEIMVPLVGIVNELDIQENIIRKTANKLFKKEGVEVEFKVGTMIEIPRAALTADVIAQKAEYFSFGTNDLTQMTFGYSRDDIASFLPSYLEKKILDVDPFQVLDQKGVGQLIQMGVEKGRKTRKNLKCGICGEHGGEPSSVKFCHRVGLNYVSCSPFRVPIARLAAAQAAVEEMK; the protein is encoded by the coding sequence ATGAGCGAAAAGAGAGTTTATACCTTTGGTAATGGTAAGGCTGAGGGTAAGGCTGATATGAGAAATCTCCTTGGTGGCAAGGGTGCCAATCTGGCTGAGATGAACCTCATCGGTGTACCTGTTCCTCCAGGTTTCACAATTACCACTGATGTATGTACTGAGTATTATGAGAAAGGTAAAGAGACTGTAGTAGGCTTGCTGAAGGCAGAAGTAGAGCATAGTGTTAAGCATGTAGAAAGCTTGATGAATTCAACCTTCGGAGATCCAGCTAATCCTCTCCTGATGAGTGTGCGTTCTGGTGCACGTGCTTCTATGCCAGGTATGATGGATACAATCCTTAACCTTGGTCTTAATGACGCAGTGGTTGCCGGATTAATTGAAAAGACGGGTAACGAGCGTTTTGCTTACGATAGTTACCGTCGTTTTGTACAGATGTACGGTGATGTTGTTTTGGGTATGAAGCCTGTAAACAAGGAAGATATTGATCCATTTGAGGCAATTATTCAGCAGGTTAAGGCTGAGCGTGGCATTAAGCTCGATAGCGAGATGACTGTTGAAGACTTGAAGCAACTTGTTGCTCTCTTCAAGAAGGCTATCAAGGAGCAGACAGGTAAGGACTTCCCTGATGATCCAATGGAGCAGTTGTGGGGTGCTATTTGTGCTGTGTTTGATTCATGGATGAACGAGCGTGCTATCCTTTACCGTAAGATGGAGGGTATTCCACAAGAGTGGGGTACAGCAGTAACAGTTCAGGCAATGGTATTCGGTAATATGGGAGAATCATCTGCAACAGGTGTTTGCTTCTCTCGTGATGCTGGTACTGGTGAGAATCTCTTCAATGGTGAGTATCTTATCAATGCACAGGGTGAGGATGTTGTTGCAGGTATCCGTACTCCACAGCAGATTACAAAAGAAGGCTCACTCCGTTGGGCTGCACAGCAAAATATTGATGAAGAGACTCGTGCAACTAAATATCCTTCAATGGAAGAGGCTATGCCTGAGTTGTACAAGCAGCTCTATGCACTCCAGGATAAGTTGGAGAAGCACTACCATGATATGCAGGATATGGAGTTTACAGTACAAGAAGGTAAGCTTTGGTTCCTCCAGACTCGTAATGGTAAGCGTACAGGTACTGCAATGGTTAAGATTGCTATGGACCTGCTTCATGAAGGTGAGATTGATGAGAAGACAGCGCTTATGCGTTGTGAACCAAACAAACTCGACGAACTCCTCCACCCAGTCTTCGATAAGGAGGCATTGGCTCAGGCTCATGTGTTGACACGTGGTTTGCCAGCTTCTCCAGGTGCTGCAAGTGGTCAGGTTGTATTCTTCGCTGACGATGCTACAAGGTGGCATGAGGATGGTCGTCAGGTTATCATGGTTCGTATTGAAACATCTCCAGAGGACCTCGCAGGTATGTCTGCTGCTGAGGGTATCTTGACAGCTCGTGGTGGTATGACTTCACACGCTGCCGTTGTTGCTCGTGGTATGGGTAAGTGCTGTGTCAGTGGTGCTGGTGCAATCATGGTCGACTATAAGGCGCGTACCTTAGAGATTGATGGAACTATTATCCGTGAGGGTGACTATATCTCTTTGAATGGTTCAACAGGTGAAGTTTATCTCGGTGAGGTTAAGACTCGTCCAGCTGAGGTAACAGGTGATTTCGCTGAGCTAATGGATCTTTGTAAGAAGTATAGCAAGTTGGTTGTTCGTACCAACGCAGATACTCCACACGATGCAGAAGTAGCAAGCAACTTCGGTGCTGTTGGTATCGGTCTTTGCCGTACAGAGCACATGTTCTTTGAGAACGAGAAGATTAAGGCTATGCGTGAGATGATTCTCGCAAACACTACTGAGGAGCGTGAAAGAGCACTTGACAAGCTCTTGCCTTATCAGAAGCAGGACTTCTATGGTATCTTGAAATGTATGGACGGTTTACCAGTTAACATCCGTCTGCTCGATCCTCCTTTGCATGAGTTTGTTCCACATGACCTTAAGGGACAGGAAGTCATGGCTGAAGAGATGGGCGTTAGCGTTCAGTTTATTCAGAGTCGTGTAAGTGCACTCTCTGAGAGCAATCCAATGTTGGGTCTTCGTGGTTGCCGTTTGGGTAACACATTCCCAGAGATTACTGCAATGCAGACTAAGGCTATCCTCGGTGCTGCTGTTCAGTTGAAGAAGGAAGGCTTCAATCCTAAGCCTGAGATTATGGTACCATTGGTTGGTATTGTTAATGAGCTTGACATTCAAGAGAACATCATTCGCAAAACTGCAAATAAACTCTTCAAGAAGGAGGGTGTTGAGGTTGAATTCAAGGTGGGTACGATGATTGAGATCCCTCGTGCTGCTTTGACAGCTGATGTTATTGCACAGAAGGCAGAATACTTTAGCTTCGGTACAAATGACTTGACTCAGATGACCTTCGGTTATAGCCGTGACGATATCGCAAGCTTCTTGCCAAGCTACTTGGAGAAGAAGATTCTTGATGTTGACCCATTCCAGGTTCTCGACCAGAAGGGTGTTGGTCAGTTAATTCAAATGGGTGTTGAGAAGGGCCGCAAGACTCGCAAGAACCTCAAGTGTGGTATCTGTGGTGAGCATGGCGGTGAGCCAAGTTCTGTTAAGTTCTGCCATCGTGTAGGTCTTAATTACGTTAGCTGTTCTCCATTCCGCGTGCCTATCGCAAGACTTGCTGCGGCACAAGCAGCAGTGGAAGAAATGAAGTAA
- a CDS encoding S9 family peptidase produces MKRILLLFATMLTVLQLMAGEPISLKDITNGAFATKRISGVNPLKGTSEYAQISSDGRQVVKYSFKTGSSTGVIFDLADAKGEQLKSFDDYQISSDGSRLLLQTNTNRIYRRSFTADFYLYDVKTKQLKKLSKDGSEQIPTFSPDGRQIAYVHQNNIYITDGESVKQVTTDGEFNKVINGLPDWVNEEEFGFNNALAWSADSKTLSWIRYDESEVKSYTLQFYKGSHPAYDMFDIYPGDYSYKYPKAGEANSKVSAWSYSLSDGAVRKYDLPLAADGYIPRIKSTFDANRIILYTMNRHQDELNLYAANPLTGTCKLLIKESVPKYVKEEAMEGISIMKDYILVPSDRDGYMHLYLYNKDGKLLRQIDKGNYDVTEIYGYDEKTGNTYFQAAARKPMQREIYVADKSGKLTCLSARAGWNVASFSGDYKYFLNTWSDSNHPYVFAIYDNKGKEVREVLNNDELQAKLAKYGNTGVEFFTFTTSEGVKLNGWMVKPANFDATKKYPVIMHQYSGPGSQQVVDNWGVGSMGSGAMFDYYLTQKGYIVVTVDGRGTGARGAEFEKCTYLKLGDLESKDQTEAALWLGKQSYVDASRIGIWGWSFGGFNTLMSMSEGRNAFKAGVAIAPPTNWRYYDSVYTERYMRTPQENATGYAINPINRAEKLHGKLLICHGLTDDNVHPQNAFEYSEALVQADKDFKENLYTNRNHGIYGGNTRNHLLRQVAEWFIENL; encoded by the coding sequence ATGAAACGTATATTACTTCTGTTTGCAACAATGCTAACCGTACTTCAGTTGATGGCTGGAGAACCTATCTCTTTGAAAGACATTACTAATGGTGCTTTTGCAACTAAGCGTATCTCGGGTGTTAATCCTTTAAAAGGAACTTCTGAGTATGCACAAATCTCGTCTGATGGTCGTCAGGTTGTTAAGTATTCTTTTAAAACAGGTAGCTCTACAGGGGTTATCTTTGACCTCGCTGATGCCAAGGGTGAACAATTAAAATCCTTTGATGATTATCAGATCTCGTCTGATGGAAGTCGACTGTTATTACAAACGAATACAAATCGTATCTATCGTCGTTCGTTTACAGCAGACTTTTATCTCTATGATGTAAAGACAAAACAGTTAAAGAAACTGTCAAAAGATGGCTCTGAGCAGATTCCGACTTTCTCTCCAGATGGTCGTCAGATCGCTTATGTTCATCAGAATAATATCTATATTACAGATGGAGAGAGCGTAAAGCAGGTTACAACGGATGGTGAGTTCAATAAGGTAATCAATGGTTTACCCGACTGGGTGAATGAAGAGGAGTTCGGCTTTAATAATGCACTTGCTTGGAGTGCAGATAGCAAGACGCTAAGTTGGATTAGATATGACGAGAGTGAGGTAAAGAGTTATACTCTACAGTTTTACAAAGGTTCTCACCCTGCATATGATATGTTTGATATCTATCCTGGTGATTACAGCTATAAATATCCAAAGGCTGGCGAAGCAAACTCAAAGGTTAGTGCATGGTCTTATAGCTTGAGTGATGGTGCTGTGCGTAAATATGATTTACCATTAGCGGCAGATGGTTATATTCCACGCATCAAGTCTACCTTTGATGCAAATAGAATTATCCTCTATACAATGAACCGTCATCAGGACGAGTTGAACCTCTATGCTGCTAATCCCCTCACTGGTACATGTAAACTACTGATAAAGGAGAGTGTACCTAAGTATGTGAAGGAAGAAGCTATGGAGGGTATTAGCATCATGAAGGATTATATTCTTGTTCCTTCTGACCGTGATGGCTATATGCACCTTTACTTATATAATAAGGATGGTAAGCTTTTACGTCAGATTGATAAGGGGAACTATGACGTAACTGAAATCTATGGATATGATGAGAAGACTGGAAATACCTACTTCCAAGCAGCAGCACGTAAGCCAATGCAGCGTGAAATATATGTTGCAGACAAGTCGGGTAAGTTGACTTGCCTTTCTGCTCGTGCGGGATGGAATGTTGCTTCATTCTCAGGCGATTATAAGTATTTCCTCAATACATGGAGCGATAGCAATCATCCATACGTGTTTGCCATCTATGATAATAAGGGTAAGGAGGTGCGTGAGGTGCTCAATAATGATGAGTTGCAGGCTAAGTTGGCAAAGTATGGTAACACTGGTGTTGAGTTCTTTACATTTACAACCTCCGAAGGTGTGAAACTTAATGGTTGGATGGTGAAGCCTGCTAACTTCGATGCAACAAAGAAGTATCCTGTAATTATGCACCAGTATAGTGGTCCGGGTAGTCAGCAGGTTGTCGACAACTGGGGCGTTGGGTCTATGGGTAGTGGGGCAATGTTTGACTACTACTTAACACAAAAGGGCTATATCGTTGTTACTGTAGATGGTCGTGGTACTGGTGCGCGTGGTGCAGAGTTTGAGAAGTGTACTTATTTGAAGCTTGGCGATTTGGAATCAAAGGATCAGACAGAAGCTGCATTGTGGTTGGGCAAGCAAAGCTATGTCGATGCTTCGCGTATTGGAATATGGGGTTGGAGCTTTGGAGGCTTCAATACATTGATGAGTATGAGCGAGGGACGCAATGCGTTCAAGGCAGGTGTAGCTATTGCTCCACCAACGAACTGGCGCTATTATGACTCTGTTTATACTGAGCGTTATATGCGTACACCACAGGAGAATGCTACTGGTTATGCTATTAATCCAATCAATAGAGCAGAGAAGCTTCATGGAAAACTCTTAATATGTCATGGTCTAACGGACGATAACGTACATCCGCAGAATGCCTTTGAGTATTCTGAGGCTTTGGTTCAAGCTGATAAGGACTTCAAAGAAAATCTTTATACCAATCGTAACCATGGTATTTATGGGGGTAACACACGTAATCATCTTCTGAGACAGGTTGCTGAATGGTTTATTGAGAATCTGTAA
- a CDS encoding TIGR01212 family radical SAM protein (This family includes YhcC from E. coli K-12, an uncharacterized radical SAM protein.) has product MEQYYCDFGNWLRSQFPYKVQKISVNAGFTCPNRDGRIGRGGCIYCNNQTFNPAYCDNGKSVTQQLEDGKLFFSGKYPEMKYLAYFQAYTNTYGTNDHIKKLYEEALAVKDVVGLVIGTRPDCINDDLLDYFEELNRRTFLIVEYGVETCNDETLRLVNRGHDFACARKAIEETARRGIRVGAHIILGLPGEDAKESLRQAPIISSLPLTTLKIHQLQIIRGTRLAKMYAEKPFHLYTVEEYIKLIADYISLLRPDLVLERFVSQSPPDLLIAPKWGLKNYEFTHRLHNFIKEKLNNKAQSDK; this is encoded by the coding sequence ATGGAACAATATTATTGCGATTTCGGGAACTGGTTGCGCTCTCAGTTCCCTTATAAAGTACAGAAGATATCGGTTAATGCTGGCTTTACTTGCCCTAACCGAGACGGTAGGATTGGCCGTGGTGGTTGCATTTACTGCAATAATCAGACATTCAATCCTGCTTATTGCGATAATGGAAAGAGTGTGACCCAACAACTTGAAGACGGCAAACTATTCTTTTCAGGTAAGTATCCTGAGATGAAATATCTTGCTTATTTCCAGGCTTATACCAATACTTACGGCACTAATGACCATATTAAAAAGCTCTATGAGGAAGCACTTGCTGTGAAGGATGTGGTTGGACTCGTTATCGGTACACGTCCCGACTGTATTAATGACGACCTCTTAGACTACTTTGAAGAACTGAATCGCCGCACATTCCTCATCGTTGAGTATGGTGTGGAAACCTGCAATGATGAGACATTACGACTGGTTAATCGCGGGCATGACTTTGCTTGTGCTCGTAAAGCTATAGAAGAGACTGCCCGACGTGGTATCCGTGTCGGTGCACATATCATTCTCGGTCTACCTGGCGAAGATGCAAAAGAGAGTTTAAGACAAGCTCCAATCATCTCTTCTCTTCCCTTAACGACATTGAAGATTCATCAGTTACAGATTATTCGTGGAACTCGTCTGGCAAAGATGTACGCTGAAAAGCCATTTCACCTTTATACGGTTGAAGAGTATATCAAGCTCATAGCAGATTACATTAGTCTTCTTCGCCCCGACCTTGTACTCGAACGCTTTGTCAGTCAGAGCCCTCCCGACCTCCTCATAGCACCCAAATGGGGACTGAAAAACTATGAGTTTACACATCGCCTTCATAACTTTATTAAGGAGAAGTTGAATAATAAAGCTCAATCTGACAAATGA
- a CDS encoding S24/S26 family peptidase: MSKTVLTTSEIQFANAEFLPEVVKMLNEGHTVTLRLRGYSMRPFLENDRDKALLVKPSTIKVGDPVLAEITPRHFVLHRIDSIEGDNVTLRGDGNLGVEHCKKENIVGAVIGFYRKGRNKMDATNAWKWKTYSFIWTRLLPIRRYLLGIYRRIWIPIFGTI; the protein is encoded by the coding sequence ATGTCAAAAACAGTACTTACGACTTCTGAAATCCAGTTTGCGAATGCAGAGTTTCTACCAGAAGTTGTCAAGATGTTAAATGAAGGACATACTGTTACGTTACGCCTTCGTGGCTATTCTATGCGTCCTTTCCTTGAAAATGACCGTGACAAAGCTTTGCTTGTCAAGCCTTCCACAATAAAAGTTGGCGACCCAGTCTTAGCGGAGATAACACCACGACACTTCGTCTTACATCGTATTGACAGCATAGAAGGTGACAACGTGACCTTACGCGGTGATGGCAACCTTGGTGTTGAGCATTGTAAGAAAGAGAATATTGTTGGAGCAGTCATTGGTTTCTACCGTAAAGGAAGAAATAAGATGGATGCTACAAATGCTTGGAAATGGAAGACATATAGCTTTATTTGGACTCGACTTCTTCCTATCCGAAGATATTTATTAGGTATTTACAGACGTATCTGGATTCCTATCTTTGGCACCATTTAA
- a CDS encoding DUF3592 domain-containing protein gives MKRKHQRSIAYLVIALLGISLWHVWKSSKIAENPAYTKGVVNKLYKIRATPYYSYSYNVDQKTYEGRGKQYGEYESLHIGDTITVYYQKNNPSNSEAYVRNNKQ, from the coding sequence ATGAAAAGAAAGCATCAACGCTCAATAGCCTATCTTGTTATCGCATTGTTAGGAATCTCTTTATGGCATGTATGGAAGAGTAGCAAGATTGCTGAGAACCCAGCTTACACTAAAGGTGTAGTCAACAAGCTTTATAAAATTCGCGCAACTCCTTACTACTCCTATTCATATAACGTAGATCAGAAGACCTATGAAGGTAGGGGTAAACAATATGGAGAATATGAAAGTCTGCATATTGGTGACACTATCACCGTTTATTATCAAAAAAATAACCCCAGTAACAGTGAAGCTTATGTAAGAAATAATAAACAATAG
- a CDS encoding PqqD family protein codes for MKVKNGFNLREVCGEHIIVAEGDENIDFSNIISMNESSAYLWEEVQKMDSFTVDKLVELICSQYEIDEETARKDATILAAQWGTAGIIEGEDIPADDSAVKKETISEKVDSTHLEAATSEEKPKKKGFFERLFG; via the coding sequence ATGAAAGTAAAGAATGGCTTCAACCTCCGTGAAGTATGCGGAGAACATATTATCGTTGCAGAAGGAGATGAGAATATTGACTTCAGCAATATTATATCTATGAACGAAAGTTCTGCATACTTATGGGAAGAGGTGCAGAAGATGGATTCTTTTACAGTAGATAAGCTCGTAGAGTTAATCTGTAGTCAATATGAAATTGATGAGGAAACAGCTCGCAAAGATGCCACAATACTTGCTGCACAATGGGGTACTGCGGGTATCATCGAGGGTGAAGACATCCCTGCAGATGATTCTGCTGTTAAGAAGGAAACAATCTCTGAGAAAGTTGATTCTACACACCTCGAGGCAGCTACAAGCGAAGAAAAGCCTAAAAAGAAAGGTTTCTTTGAGCGTCTCTTTGGTTAA
- a CDS encoding serine hydrolase domain-containing protein has protein sequence MASKAYNVLFIVAMLLFSSCSVFRGLTLDGPSGPDIYEYQKLERDTIFKGNNPFHFPLAASHRCIDRNMHITHKKAGNAEEMRIDSLVEQWFGKDGQLLIIHNDSIVYDQWTEPFYPRKNATIFSVSKSLTGLLCGIAVDEGYIKSVDDYVTDYIPELAQYNATFKKLRIVHLLNMQAGFDFYEDYELTLKGLFKIFKITQLQYGHDFTQLFRHIKFKSQPGEKYEYNSLTTALLSWIIERATGKTYANYMSEKVWKPLGMERDAWVTIDSRKHHHTQGFGGIATNVYDLAKIGRLYLNDGTWNGKQIVSKEWIDKSLEKTTENKGYHYCWYHQYRDNNAENSSFYAFGVGHQFIYINQKKNVIIARIGNNYNWMGWEMSFFDSLCDKLF, from the coding sequence ATGGCATCAAAAGCATATAACGTTCTATTTATTGTAGCAATGTTGTTGTTCAGTAGTTGCAGCGTATTCCGTGGACTCACACTCGATGGTCCTTCTGGTCCGGATATATATGAATATCAGAAGTTGGAACGAGACACTATTTTCAAAGGAAACAATCCGTTTCATTTTCCACTTGCTGCATCGCATCGTTGCATAGATAGAAATATGCATATAACTCACAAAAAGGCAGGAAATGCAGAGGAGATGCGAATAGATTCACTCGTTGAACAATGGTTTGGAAAAGATGGGCAATTGCTTATTATTCATAACGACAGTATTGTTTACGACCAATGGACAGAGCCTTTTTATCCAAGAAAGAATGCTACCATTTTCTCTGTTTCCAAATCGTTGACGGGGCTTCTTTGTGGTATTGCCGTAGACGAAGGTTATATCAAGAGCGTAGACGACTATGTAACTGATTATATTCCAGAATTGGCACAATACAATGCTACATTCAAAAAGTTACGGATTGTCCACCTACTGAATATGCAGGCTGGTTTCGATTTTTACGAGGACTATGAATTGACTCTAAAAGGTTTGTTTAAAATATTCAAGATAACTCAACTGCAATATGGGCACGACTTCACCCAACTTTTCCGACACATAAAGTTTAAAAGTCAGCCTGGCGAGAAATATGAATATAACAGTTTAACAACAGCTCTACTTTCTTGGATTATTGAACGAGCAACGGGTAAAACCTATGCAAACTATATGAGTGAGAAGGTATGGAAACCATTAGGTATGGAACGCGATGCATGGGTTACAATAGACAGTCGTAAGCATCATCACACACAAGGCTTTGGAGGTATTGCTACAAACGTGTATGACCTTGCAAAAATAGGAAGATTATATTTGAATGATGGTACGTGGAATGGGAAGCAAATTGTCAGCAAGGAGTGGATAGACAAGAGCTTAGAAAAGACTACCGAGAATAAAGGTTATCATTATTGCTGGTACCATCAGTATCGCGATAACAATGCCGAAAACTCTTCTTTCTATGCGTTTGGTGTCGGACACCAATTCATTTATATTAATCAGAAGAAGAATGTAATTATTGCCCGAATAGGAAACAACTACAATTGGATGGGGTGGGAAATGTCATTTTTCGACTCCTTATGCGACAAATTGTTCTAA
- the clpB gene encoding ATP-dependent chaperone ClpB encodes MTFEKFTIKAQEAVQSAINIAQRNGQQTIEPVHILAGVMDKGKDVINYVFQKIGVNAQAVETTIQNEMSHLPKVSGGEPYLSSETNQVMQRTIETSQKMGDEFVSIEPMLLALLAVNSTASRILKDAGCTEKEMTAAINDLRQGQKVQSQSGDENYQSLQKYARNLIEDARAGKLDPVIGRDEEIRRVLQILSRRTKNNPILIGEPGTGKTAIVEGLAERIVRGDVPENLKDKQLYSLDMGAMLAGAKYKGEFEERLKSVVKEVMQADGNIILFIDEIHTLVGAGGGEGAMDAANILKPALARGELRAIGATTLNEYQKYFEKDKALERRFQTVLVDEPDELDAISILRGLKERYENHHKVRIQDDACIAAVKLSERYISDRFLPDKAIDLMDEAAAKLRMERDSVPEELDEISRRLKQLEIEREAIKRENDTEKIAQLDKEIAELKEQEHGFRAKWEGERGLVNKIQQDKQEIEQLKYEADRAEREGNYERVAEIRYSRLKQLEDDIKNIQQQLQATQDGQAMVREEVTADDIAEVVSRWTGIPVTRMLQSEKDKLLHLEDELHKRVIGQDEAITAVADAVRRSRAGLQDPKKPIASFIFLGTTGTGKTELAKALADYLFNDESMMTRIDMSEYQEKFSVTRLIGAPPGYVGYDEGGQLTEAVRRKPYSVVLFDEIEKAHPDVFNILLQVLDDGHLTDNKGRTVNFKNTIIIMTSNLGSQYIQQQFEYLNDTNREEVIDKAKVAVMDMLKKTIRPEFLNRIDETIMFLPLTKEQIGDVVRLQLERVKDMLEPQGIELQWTDPAINYLSDVGYDPEFGARPVKRAIQRYVLNDLSKSLLAGTVNRDKPVIIDSFGEGLVFRN; translated from the coding sequence ATGACATTTGAGAAATTTACAATTAAAGCACAAGAAGCTGTTCAGAGTGCGATAAACATTGCACAGCGAAATGGACAGCAGACCATTGAGCCAGTACATATATTAGCTGGTGTAATGGATAAAGGAAAGGATGTAATAAATTACGTCTTCCAGAAAATTGGCGTCAACGCACAAGCTGTGGAGACTACCATTCAGAATGAGATGAGCCACTTACCAAAAGTATCTGGTGGTGAGCCTTACCTCTCTTCTGAAACCAATCAGGTGATGCAGCGTACTATAGAGACCTCCCAGAAGATGGGTGACGAATTCGTTAGTATCGAACCGATGCTGCTCGCCCTACTTGCGGTAAACTCAACTGCAAGCCGCATTTTGAAAGATGCGGGTTGTACTGAGAAGGAAATGACAGCTGCTATCAATGATCTTAGACAAGGTCAGAAGGTACAGTCACAAAGTGGTGATGAGAACTATCAGTCATTACAGAAATATGCACGCAACCTTATCGAGGATGCACGTGCAGGAAAACTCGACCCAGTGATTGGTCGTGATGAGGAGATTCGTAGAGTATTACAGATTCTATCTCGTCGTACAAAAAATAACCCTATTCTCATTGGTGAGCCAGGTACTGGTAAGACAGCTATCGTTGAGGGGTTAGCAGAGAGAATCGTTCGTGGTGATGTGCCAGAAAACTTAAAGGACAAGCAACTCTATTCACTGGATATGGGTGCGATGTTGGCTGGTGCTAAATATAAAGGTGAGTTCGAGGAGCGTCTTAAAAGCGTTGTTAAGGAAGTGATGCAGGCTGATGGTAACATCATTCTCTTCATTGACGAGATTCACACATTGGTTGGTGCAGGTGGTGGCGAAGGTGCCATGGATGCAGCAAATATCCTTAAACCAGCCTTAGCACGTGGTGAGTTGAGAGCTATCGGTGCAACAACACTCAATGAATATCAGAAGTATTTTGAGAAAGATAAGGCGCTTGAACGTCGTTTCCAAACCGTATTAGTAGATGAACCAGACGAGTTGGATGCTATCTCTATCCTTCGTGGATTGAAGGAACGTTATGAGAATCATCACAAGGTACGTATCCAAGATGATGCTTGTATCGCAGCTGTTAAGCTTTCTGAGCGGTATATTTCAGACCGTTTCTTGCCAGATAAGGCTATCGACTTGATGGATGAGGCTGCTGCAAAACTGCGTATGGAACGTGACTCTGTACCAGAGGAGTTGGATGAAATCAGTCGTAGATTGAAGCAACTTGAGATTGAGCGTGAGGCTATTAAACGCGAGAACGACACAGAGAAGATTGCACAACTCGACAAGGAAATCGCTGAACTCAAAGAGCAGGAACATGGATTCCGTGCAAAGTGGGAGGGCGAACGTGGACTGGTGAATAAGATTCAGCAGGACAAGCAAGAGATTGAGCAGCTCAAGTATGAGGCTGATCGTGCCGAGCGTGAGGGTAATTACGAGCGTGTTGCCGAGATTAGATACTCACGACTAAAGCAATTAGAAGACGATATCAAGAACATCCAACAGCAGTTGCAAGCGACACAAGATGGGCAAGCAATGGTGCGCGAGGAGGTTACAGCAGATGATATCGCTGAGGTTGTGAGCCGTTGGACAGGTATTCCTGTCACACGAATGTTACAGAGTGAGAAGGATAAACTGCTCCACTTAGAGGATGAATTGCACAAGCGTGTCATCGGACAAGATGAGGCTATCACAGCTGTAGCAGATGCGGTTCGTCGTTCACGTGCAGGATTGCAAGATCCAAAGAAGCCTATTGCTTCCTTCATCTTCTTAGGTACAACGGGTACTGGTAAGACCGAGTTGGCAAAGGCATTGGCTGATTATCTCTTCAATGACGAGTCTATGATGACCCGAATTGATATGAGTGAGTATCAAGAGAAGTTCAGTGTAACTCGACTCATCGGTGCGCCTCCAGGATATGTAGGCTATGATGAGGGCGGTCAGTTGACTGAGGCTGTACGCCGCAAGCCTTACTCTGTCGTACTCTTTGATGAGATTGAGAAGGCACATCCAGACGTATTCAACATTCTTTTGCAGGTGTTGGACGATGGTCATCTGACAGATAATAAGGGACGAACAGTGAACTTCAAGAATACGATTATCATCATGACGTCTAATCTTGGTTCACAATACATCCAGCAACAGTTTGAATATCTTAACGATACTAACCGTGAGGAGGTAATCGACAAGGCAAAAGTTGCGGTAATGGATATGTTGAAGAAGACTATTCGTCCTGAGTTCCTCAACCGTATCGATGAGACTATCATGTTCTTGCCATTGACAAAAGAGCAGATTGGTGATGTCGTTCGTTTGCAGCTCGAAAGAGTTAAGGATATGTTAGAGCCACAGGGTATTGAACTTCAGTGGACCGACCCAGCCATCAATTATCTTTCAGATGTTGGCTACGACCCAGAGTTCGGTGCACGTCCTGTCAAGCGAGCTATCCAACGTTACGTATTGAACGACCTCAGTAAGTCATTGCTTGCAGGTACAGTCAACCGTGACAAGCCTGTCATCATCGACAGCTTCGGCGAAGGCTTAGTATTTAGAAACTAA